In a single window of the candidate division WOR-3 bacterium genome:
- a CDS encoding kelch repeat-containing protein: MQKITILTTILLATLVFAEVSPDYAPGTVMLPQTNEGPADPSWFTKRPFPTTRAHCMVSPVIEVDGVKKYYLFGGPNVSGGAYTNECWEYNTVLDTWIQKAPMPTARGIGRAVVAGGKIYVIGGCVTFGSGLDVVEIYDPVTNTWTTGPSMPVGNHDFGAAVYRDTWIYVCGGGNWSSGSPPTANVYVLNRVTGVWSTATPMPTPMGTPGCGIIGNKIIMATGYVSGAGSNIVQIGTINPADPTQITWTSGPSMPGSTVYRANSGTCQGFLYIMGGNLTSGVSNQAYKFDPATNTWTQLPNMPTARSNVYGLGTDPAGKVYFPVGYSGTAYLTVHEMLDDQVYANDVGVDAIHSPGATHLVNTPMTPRARVKNYGTAAQASFSVVCSIIGTGGAVRYTNTQTAPALAPGDTALITFTTWTPTTSENVTVIVRTLLANDQNPDNNRMTRTTIIGSFLAFADFNDPTFPPPGWQAVIISGTYNWERFTSGTYPTCTPYEGEGMAGYRSWYASSGSQARLFTQVTPTGPSLCTLKFYMMHDPGYSTVQESVIVETSLDGTNFTRVAAFRRYEPTQGWQEHAVYLGNFSTPFYVGFRALSGYGNNMYIDFVRVTGALPMANDIGVEAIRAPGAVHQINTSMTPVALIKNYGTNAATNIVVRCSIIGSGGAVRYTASANVASLGVGDTARVSFTSWTPTISENVTVIMRTFWAQDQNPNNDRLTRTTLIGAITYYDFETSDGGFIPDPAAGGWEWGVPTSGPGSAYSGQKLWATVLGGNYVNNADWKLTTPTFTASVNNPVLKFWHWYYIETNWDGGNVKLSTDGGTTWNVISPVGGYNGVANTANVAIPGESCYTGSMQSWNEAVFNLPVNAGQQFSLRWHFGSDASVVYAGWYVDDVMLIGAAAAGISEGKTGGVQVTALKGIRNPVRGGGYIGFSLAAPSDVRLSIYDASGRLVRTLVSGYQGAGEYNIFWNGRDDANREVSEGIYFYKLETTGYAQTRKLIYTR; encoded by the coding sequence ATGCAAAAAATAACTATACTAACAACAATATTACTCGCTACCCTGGTGTTTGCTGAGGTCTCGCCCGATTATGCGCCAGGCACGGTAATGCTACCCCAAACCAATGAGGGTCCGGCTGATCCTAGTTGGTTTACAAAGCGGCCATTCCCGACAACCCGTGCGCATTGTATGGTTTCTCCGGTAATCGAAGTTGATGGTGTTAAGAAATACTATCTATTTGGCGGTCCTAATGTTTCTGGCGGTGCATATACCAATGAGTGCTGGGAATATAATACGGTGCTTGATACCTGGATTCAAAAAGCCCCGATGCCTACAGCTCGGGGTATTGGTCGGGCTGTGGTGGCTGGTGGTAAAATCTATGTCATCGGTGGCTGCGTGACATTTGGCAGCGGTCTTGATGTCGTGGAGATCTATGATCCAGTAACCAATACCTGGACAACCGGCCCTTCAATGCCTGTTGGTAATCATGACTTTGGAGCGGCAGTCTACCGCGACACCTGGATTTATGTGTGTGGTGGTGGTAACTGGTCCTCAGGTTCGCCGCCAACGGCCAATGTCTATGTGCTAAATCGTGTGACTGGGGTCTGGTCAACAGCAACACCAATGCCGACGCCGATGGGAACGCCTGGTTGTGGTATCATTGGCAACAAGATCATTATGGCCACTGGTTATGTCTCTGGAGCTGGAAGCAACATTGTCCAGATTGGCACAATCAACCCAGCTGATCCTACGCAAATTACTTGGACTTCTGGACCATCAATGCCAGGAAGCACTGTATATCGAGCCAATTCCGGAACTTGTCAGGGGTTCTTGTATATTATGGGTGGTAATCTCACAAGCGGTGTTTCCAACCAGGCATACAAATTTGACCCAGCCACTAATACTTGGACTCAACTACCCAATATGCCAACCGCTCGTTCTAATGTCTACGGTTTAGGAACTGATCCTGCGGGTAAGGTCTACTTCCCAGTTGGTTATAGCGGCACAGCATATCTGACGGTTCACGAAATGCTCGACGATCAGGTTTATGCCAATGATGTTGGAGTAGATGCCATTCATAGCCCGGGAGCTACACATTTAGTCAATACGCCGATGACTCCGCGTGCTCGCGTTAAAAACTACGGAACTGCAGCTCAAGCCAGTTTCTCAGTAGTCTGTTCTATCATTGGTACCGGCGGTGCCGTTCGTTATACAAATACCCAGACCGCGCCAGCTTTGGCGCCGGGTGATACAGCGTTAATCACCTTTACTACTTGGACGCCGACAACTTCTGAAAATGTAACCGTAATCGTCCGAACATTGCTGGCCAACGACCAGAATCCGGACAATAATCGAATGACTAGAACAACAATTATTGGAAGCTTCTTAGCGTTTGCCGATTTTAATGATCCGACCTTCCCACCACCGGGTTGGCAGGCCGTAATTATTAGCGGCACTTATAATTGGGAACGGTTTACCTCCGGTACTTATCCGACTTGCACGCCGTATGAGGGTGAAGGCATGGCTGGTTATCGGTCCTGGTATGCCTCTAGTGGTAGTCAGGCCCGGTTATTTACTCAGGTGACACCGACCGGTCCATCCTTGTGTACCTTAAAATTTTACATGATGCATGATCCGGGATATTCTACAGTGCAGGAGAGTGTGATTGTTGAGACATCACTTGATGGGACTAATTTTACTCGGGTTGCCGCATTTCGTCGTTATGAGCCGACCCAGGGTTGGCAAGAGCATGCGGTCTATCTGGGTAATTTCTCGACGCCGTTCTATGTTGGTTTCCGTGCCTTGTCGGGATATGGTAACAATATGTATATCGATTTTGTGCGCGTGACCGGTGCTTTGCCAATGGCAAACGATATCGGAGTGGAAGCAATTCGGGCCCCGGGTGCTGTGCATCAGATAAACACCTCGATGACCCCAGTTGCCTTGATTAAGAATTATGGTACCAATGCTGCGACTAATATTGTGGTGCGTTGTTCGATTATTGGTAGTGGCGGTGCCGTACGTTATACGGCCAGTGCCAATGTTGCTTCTTTGGGTGTTGGTGATACCGCGCGGGTGAGCTTTACCTCTTGGACGCCGACGATTTCTGAGAATGTCACGGTTATTATGCGGACATTCTGGGCACAGGATCAGAATCCCAACAATGACCGGTTGACTCGGACGACTTTAATTGGCGCGATCACTTATTATGATTTTGAGACCTCTGATGGTGGGTTTATACCGGATCCGGCCGCTGGTGGTTGGGAGTGGGGTGTGCCGACTTCAGGTCCTGGTTCAGCTTATTCTGGTCAGAAGCTTTGGGCTACGGTGTTGGGTGGCAATTATGTCAACAATGCGGACTGGAAGCTAACGACGCCGACCTTTACGGCTTCGGTGAATAATCCGGTTTTGAAGTTTTGGCACTGGTATTATATTGAGACTAACTGGGATGGTGGAAATGTGAAGCTGTCGACAGATGGTGGTACAACTTGGAATGTGATCAGTCCGGTTGGTGGTTATAATGGGGTTGCGAATACGGCTAATGTTGCGATACCTGGTGAGTCTTGTTATACTGGTTCGATGCAGAGTTGGAATGAGGCGGTATTTAATTTACCGGTGAATGCTGGGCAGCAGTTTAGTTTGCGTTGGCATTTTGGTTCGGACGCTTCGGTGGTGTATGCTGGTTGGTATGTTGACGATGTGATGTTAATTGGTGCTGCAGCTGCTGGTATTAGTGAGGGTAAGACTGGTGGTGTTCAGGTGACTGCGCTTAAGGGTATTCGGAATCCGGTGCGTGGTGGTGGATATATTGGGTTTA